Below is a genomic region from Desulfuromonadaceae bacterium.
CGGTGGTTGCCACCCCGCAACAGCAGGACTACGCGGTCGTGGTGAATGAAATCGGCGAGCATGTCGCCGGTTACGCGCTCTTTGGACCCGTGCCGCTGACCGTCGGAAATTATGATCTGTACTGGATTGCGGTTGATCCGGCGCGGCAGGGGAGCGGTGTCGGACGGCGGCTGATGAAGTACGTTGAAGATGTTGTGCGGCAGCGCGGTGGCCGCATGCTCTGCCTGGAAACCTCTTCTCAAGGGGGCTACCAACGCACCCGCCAGTTTTACGAGCAGGGCGGCTATGTCGAGGAATCGCGGATTCGTGATTTTTACAAGCCGGGCGATGACCGCCTGACTTATGTTAAACGCTTCTGATCGCGCCAAAGGAGAGCGACAGCGATGGAGACGTGGCAACGATTGTTGCAAAGAAGTGTGACCAGACCGGGCGATCTGACGCGCCAGTACGGCATTGATTCGCGTCCGCTGGAGGCGGTGGCTGAACAGTATCCGATGCGGGTCAATCCGTATTACGCCAGCCTGATCAAGTCGGTCGATGATCCGATCTGGCGGCAGGCGGTGCCGTCGGTGCAGGAAGTGCAGGATATGGTCTGTCCCGCCGATCCGCTCGACGAGGAAAACCAGAGTCCGGTACCGAATCTGGTGCATCGTTATCCGGATCGGGCGCTCTTCCTGGTCTGTTCCGAGTGCGCCATGTATTGCCGCTTCTGTACCCGCAAGCGCAAGGTCGGCGGCGAGCATATGGTCGTCAACCGGGAAACGATCGTAGCGGGGCTGGACTACCTGCGCGCGCACACCGAAATTCGTGACGTGATTGTGTCCGGCGGCGACCCGTTGCTGCTCTCCGACGAGAAGCTCGACTGGATCCTTGGCGAACTGCGCGCCATCCGGCACATCGAAATCATCCGCATCGGCAGTCGCGTGCCGGTGGTACTGCCGCAGCGCATCACCCTGGGGTTGATTCGCGTGTTGCGCAAGTACCATCCGCTCTATATCAATACGCACTTCAATCATCCGGACGAGATCACCGCGACTGCCGCCAAAGCCTGTGCCCGGCTGGCCGACATCGGTATCCCGCTGGGGAACCAGACGGTGCTACTGCGCGGCGTGAACGACACCCCGGCGGTGATAAAGCTGCTGATGCAGAAGCTCCTCGCCATTCGCGTTCGCCCCTATTACATCTATCAGGCGGATATGGTGCAGGG
It encodes:
- a CDS encoding GNAT family N-acetyltransferase; protein product: MRKLRRDDIPQIEEILVATDAFTDEEIAIALELLETVVATPQQQDYAVVVNEIGEHVAGYALFGPVPLTVGNYDLYWIAVDPARQGSGVGRRLMKYVEDVVRQRGGRMLCLETSSQGGYQRTRQFYEQGGYVEESRIRDFYKPGDDRLTYVKRF
- a CDS encoding KamA family radical SAM protein gives rise to the protein METWQRLLQRSVTRPGDLTRQYGIDSRPLEAVAEQYPMRVNPYYASLIKSVDDPIWRQAVPSVQEVQDMVCPADPLDEENQSPVPNLVHRYPDRALFLVCSECAMYCRFCTRKRKVGGEHMVVNRETIVAGLDYLRAHTEIRDVIVSGGDPLLLSDEKLDWILGELRAIRHIEIIRIGSRVPVVLPQRITLGLIRVLRKYHPLYINTHFNHPDEITATAAKACARLADIGIPLGNQTVLLRGVNDTPAVIKLLMQKLLAIRVRPYYIYQADMVQGTDHFRTSVEEGIEIIRALRGHTSGLGVPAYVIDAPGGGGKIPLLPDYLQSIGAEVVLKNYRGDTYTYTNTSPPVPVIEPLQVVQAGRRRIRHHP